In Pseudoliparis swirei isolate HS2019 ecotype Mariana Trench chromosome 9, NWPU_hadal_v1, whole genome shotgun sequence, a genomic segment contains:
- the mybpha gene encoding myosin binding protein Ha isoform X2, with protein MPSKPAPIKKSPVKQAAKKAPEPAPVEAPPAEAPPVHAAPAEALPAEAPPAEAAPVEAAANEEAAPAPEGEAAPAAEGGSPEAAVVEEPPKASTLPLPAVPTSAPRDVSVEDVTDSSLTIKWNSPETIGASGLDGYTIEYCKDGTADWVVAQEELTTANLFCIKNLTAGDLLHVRVVAVNRSGRSEPGTLAQSVPIREIGERPKIRLPRILKSCCVKQVGEQINLVIPVLGKPKPVVSWLKDGQPVVPRVNIRNSDKDSIIFIRQAQREDSGVYEITVKVDSFEDKATFTLQIVERPGSPADVKLVDTWGFNAALEWTPPKDDGNTEITGYTIQKADRKTGEWFLVLEHCHRLTTTVTDLIMGNAYSFRVFAENQVGISEMSTVTKGVATIQKTGIVYTPPEYPERDYSEAPRFTTPLINHAATVGYTTKLLCSVRGSPMPKIEWLKNQMVIGNDAKFRQNSTQGICSLEIRKPGCFDGGVYTCRAKNEQGEAVVSCKLEVKQIILSEADKEKGK; from the exons ATGCCAAGCAAACCTGCGCCCATCAAGAAGTCCCCTGTCAAGCAGGCGGCCAAGAAGGCGCCGGAACCGGCCCCTGTAGAGGCTCCACCTGCGGAGGCTCCACCTGTGCATGCTGCACCTGCGGAGGCTCTACCTGCGGAAGCTCCACCTGCGGAGGCTGCACCTGTGGAAGCTGCTGCAAATGAGGAGGCAGCTCCCGCACCCGAGGGAGAAGCAGCCCCCGCTGCTGAAGGAGGCAGTCCAG AAGCTGCTGTCGTTGAAGAGCCACCAAAGGCCTCAACGCTCCCACTTCCTGCAG tCCCCACCAGCGCTCCTCGAGACGTATCTGTGGAGGATGTGACCGATTCCAGCCTCACCATTAAATGGAACTCGCCGGAAACCATCGGAGCCTCTGGCCTGGACGGATACACCATCGAGTACTGCAAGGATggaa CCGCAGACTGGGTTGTGGCTCAAGAGGAGCTGACGACTGCTAATCTCTTCTGCATCAAGAATCTCACAGCCGGTGACCTGCTGCATGTGCGCGTGGTGGCTGTAAACCGTAGCGGCCGCAGTGAACCTGGAACACTTGCTCAGTCTGTGCCCATCCGAGAAATTGGTG AGCGTCCCAAGATCCGACTTCCCCGCATTCTGAAATCCTGCTGTGTCAAGCAGGTTGGAGAGCAGATCAATCTGGTTATCCCCGTTCTT ggaaagccCAAACCTGTGGTGTCCTGGCTGAAGGACGGGCAGCCGGTGGTTCCAAGGGTCAACATCAGGAACAGTGACAAGGACAGCATCATATTTATCCGCCAAGCTCAAAGGGAGGACTCTGGTGTTTATGAGATTACCGTCAAAGTAGACAGCTTTGAGGACAAAGCCACCTTCACCCTTCAAATTGTGG AGCGGCCTGGCAGTCCTGCCGATGTGAAGCTGGTGGACACCTGGGGCTTCAACGCTGCTCTTGAATGGACCCCTCCCAAGGATGACGGCAACACAGAGATCACTGGATACACCATCCAGAAGGCCGACAGGAAAACTGGG GAATGGTTCTTGGTGCTGGAGCACTGCCACAGGCTAACTACCACCGTCACAGATCTCATTATGGGCAACGCGTACTCCTTCAGAGTGTTCGCTGAGAACCAAGTGGGCATCAGTGAGATGAGCACTGTCACCAAGGGGGTGGCCACCATCCAGAAGACAG GCATCGTCTACACGCCTCCCGAGTACCCGGAGCGTGACTACAGCGAGGCGCCCAGGTTCACAACACCCCTCATCAACCATGCTGCCACTGTGGGATACACCACCAAGCTGCTGTGCTCTGTCCGTGGAAGCCCCATG CCTAAGATCGAGTGGTTGAAGAATCAGATGGTCATTGGAAACGACGCCAAGTTCCGCCAGAACTCGACCCAGGGCATTTGCTCCCTCGAGATCCGTAAGCCCGGCTGCTTCGATGGCGGTGTGTACACCTGCAGAGCCAAGAACGAGCAGGGGGAAGCCGTGGTCTCCTGCAAGTTGGAGGTCAAAC AGATTATTCTTTCAGAGGCTGACAAGGAGAAGGGCAAATAA
- the mybpha gene encoding myosin binding protein Ha isoform X3, which translates to MPSKPAPIKKSPVKQAAKKAPEPAPVEAPPAEAPPVHAAPAEALPAEAPPAEAAPVEAAANEEAAPAPEGEAAPAAEGGSPAEAAVVEEPPKASTLPLPAVPTSAPRDVSVEDVTDSSLTIKWNSPETIGASGLDGYTIEYCKDGTADWVVAQEELTTANLFCIKNLTAGDLLHVRVVAVNRSGRSEPGTLAQSVPIREIGERPKIRLPRILKSCCVKQVGEQINLVIPVLGKPKPVVSWLKDGQPVVPRVNIRNSDKDSIIFIRQAQREDSGVYEITVKVDSFEDKATFTLQIVERPGSPADVKLVDTWGFNAALEWTPPKDDGNTEITGYTIQKADRKTGEWFLVLEHCHRLTTTVTDLIMGNAYSFRVFAENQVGISEMSTVTKGVATIQKTGIVYTPPEYPERDYSEAPRFTTPLINHAATVGYTTKLLCSVRGSPMPKIEWLKNQMVIGNDAKFRQNSTQGICSLEIRKPGCFDGGVYTCRAKNEQGEAVVSCKLEVKQADKEKGK; encoded by the exons ATGCCAAGCAAACCTGCGCCCATCAAGAAGTCCCCTGTCAAGCAGGCGGCCAAGAAGGCGCCGGAACCGGCCCCTGTAGAGGCTCCACCTGCGGAGGCTCCACCTGTGCATGCTGCACCTGCGGAGGCTCTACCTGCGGAAGCTCCACCTGCGGAGGCTGCACCTGTGGAAGCTGCTGCAAATGAGGAGGCAGCTCCCGCACCCGAGGGAGAAGCAGCCCCCGCTGCTGAAGGAGGCAGTCCAG CAGAAGCTGCTGTCGTTGAAGAGCCACCAAAGGCCTCAACGCTCCCACTTCCTGCAG tCCCCACCAGCGCTCCTCGAGACGTATCTGTGGAGGATGTGACCGATTCCAGCCTCACCATTAAATGGAACTCGCCGGAAACCATCGGAGCCTCTGGCCTGGACGGATACACCATCGAGTACTGCAAGGATggaa CCGCAGACTGGGTTGTGGCTCAAGAGGAGCTGACGACTGCTAATCTCTTCTGCATCAAGAATCTCACAGCCGGTGACCTGCTGCATGTGCGCGTGGTGGCTGTAAACCGTAGCGGCCGCAGTGAACCTGGAACACTTGCTCAGTCTGTGCCCATCCGAGAAATTGGTG AGCGTCCCAAGATCCGACTTCCCCGCATTCTGAAATCCTGCTGTGTCAAGCAGGTTGGAGAGCAGATCAATCTGGTTATCCCCGTTCTT ggaaagccCAAACCTGTGGTGTCCTGGCTGAAGGACGGGCAGCCGGTGGTTCCAAGGGTCAACATCAGGAACAGTGACAAGGACAGCATCATATTTATCCGCCAAGCTCAAAGGGAGGACTCTGGTGTTTATGAGATTACCGTCAAAGTAGACAGCTTTGAGGACAAAGCCACCTTCACCCTTCAAATTGTGG AGCGGCCTGGCAGTCCTGCCGATGTGAAGCTGGTGGACACCTGGGGCTTCAACGCTGCTCTTGAATGGACCCCTCCCAAGGATGACGGCAACACAGAGATCACTGGATACACCATCCAGAAGGCCGACAGGAAAACTGGG GAATGGTTCTTGGTGCTGGAGCACTGCCACAGGCTAACTACCACCGTCACAGATCTCATTATGGGCAACGCGTACTCCTTCAGAGTGTTCGCTGAGAACCAAGTGGGCATCAGTGAGATGAGCACTGTCACCAAGGGGGTGGCCACCATCCAGAAGACAG GCATCGTCTACACGCCTCCCGAGTACCCGGAGCGTGACTACAGCGAGGCGCCCAGGTTCACAACACCCCTCATCAACCATGCTGCCACTGTGGGATACACCACCAAGCTGCTGTGCTCTGTCCGTGGAAGCCCCATG CCTAAGATCGAGTGGTTGAAGAATCAGATGGTCATTGGAAACGACGCCAAGTTCCGCCAGAACTCGACCCAGGGCATTTGCTCCCTCGAGATCCGTAAGCCCGGCTGCTTCGATGGCGGTGTGTACACCTGCAGAGCCAAGAACGAGCAGGGGGAAGCCGTGGTCTCCTGCAAGTTGGAGGTCAAAC AGGCTGACAAGGAGAAGGGCAAATAA
- the mybpha gene encoding myosin binding protein Ha isoform X1, producing MPSKPAPIKKSPVKQAAKKAPEPAPVEAPPAEAPPVHAAPAEALPAEAPPAEAAPVEAAANEEAAPAPEGEAAPAAEGGSPAEAAVVEEPPKASTLPLPAVPTSAPRDVSVEDVTDSSLTIKWNSPETIGASGLDGYTIEYCKDGTADWVVAQEELTTANLFCIKNLTAGDLLHVRVVAVNRSGRSEPGTLAQSVPIREIGERPKIRLPRILKSCCVKQVGEQINLVIPVLGKPKPVVSWLKDGQPVVPRVNIRNSDKDSIIFIRQAQREDSGVYEITVKVDSFEDKATFTLQIVERPGSPADVKLVDTWGFNAALEWTPPKDDGNTEITGYTIQKADRKTGEWFLVLEHCHRLTTTVTDLIMGNAYSFRVFAENQVGISEMSTVTKGVATIQKTGIVYTPPEYPERDYSEAPRFTTPLINHAATVGYTTKLLCSVRGSPMPKIEWLKNQMVIGNDAKFRQNSTQGICSLEIRKPGCFDGGVYTCRAKNEQGEAVVSCKLEVKQIILSEADKEKGK from the exons ATGCCAAGCAAACCTGCGCCCATCAAGAAGTCCCCTGTCAAGCAGGCGGCCAAGAAGGCGCCGGAACCGGCCCCTGTAGAGGCTCCACCTGCGGAGGCTCCACCTGTGCATGCTGCACCTGCGGAGGCTCTACCTGCGGAAGCTCCACCTGCGGAGGCTGCACCTGTGGAAGCTGCTGCAAATGAGGAGGCAGCTCCCGCACCCGAGGGAGAAGCAGCCCCCGCTGCTGAAGGAGGCAGTCCAG CAGAAGCTGCTGTCGTTGAAGAGCCACCAAAGGCCTCAACGCTCCCACTTCCTGCAG tCCCCACCAGCGCTCCTCGAGACGTATCTGTGGAGGATGTGACCGATTCCAGCCTCACCATTAAATGGAACTCGCCGGAAACCATCGGAGCCTCTGGCCTGGACGGATACACCATCGAGTACTGCAAGGATggaa CCGCAGACTGGGTTGTGGCTCAAGAGGAGCTGACGACTGCTAATCTCTTCTGCATCAAGAATCTCACAGCCGGTGACCTGCTGCATGTGCGCGTGGTGGCTGTAAACCGTAGCGGCCGCAGTGAACCTGGAACACTTGCTCAGTCTGTGCCCATCCGAGAAATTGGTG AGCGTCCCAAGATCCGACTTCCCCGCATTCTGAAATCCTGCTGTGTCAAGCAGGTTGGAGAGCAGATCAATCTGGTTATCCCCGTTCTT ggaaagccCAAACCTGTGGTGTCCTGGCTGAAGGACGGGCAGCCGGTGGTTCCAAGGGTCAACATCAGGAACAGTGACAAGGACAGCATCATATTTATCCGCCAAGCTCAAAGGGAGGACTCTGGTGTTTATGAGATTACCGTCAAAGTAGACAGCTTTGAGGACAAAGCCACCTTCACCCTTCAAATTGTGG AGCGGCCTGGCAGTCCTGCCGATGTGAAGCTGGTGGACACCTGGGGCTTCAACGCTGCTCTTGAATGGACCCCTCCCAAGGATGACGGCAACACAGAGATCACTGGATACACCATCCAGAAGGCCGACAGGAAAACTGGG GAATGGTTCTTGGTGCTGGAGCACTGCCACAGGCTAACTACCACCGTCACAGATCTCATTATGGGCAACGCGTACTCCTTCAGAGTGTTCGCTGAGAACCAAGTGGGCATCAGTGAGATGAGCACTGTCACCAAGGGGGTGGCCACCATCCAGAAGACAG GCATCGTCTACACGCCTCCCGAGTACCCGGAGCGTGACTACAGCGAGGCGCCCAGGTTCACAACACCCCTCATCAACCATGCTGCCACTGTGGGATACACCACCAAGCTGCTGTGCTCTGTCCGTGGAAGCCCCATG CCTAAGATCGAGTGGTTGAAGAATCAGATGGTCATTGGAAACGACGCCAAGTTCCGCCAGAACTCGACCCAGGGCATTTGCTCCCTCGAGATCCGTAAGCCCGGCTGCTTCGATGGCGGTGTGTACACCTGCAGAGCCAAGAACGAGCAGGGGGAAGCCGTGGTCTCCTGCAAGTTGGAGGTCAAAC AGATTATTCTTTCAGAGGCTGACAAGGAGAAGGGCAAATAA